A part of Terriglobus roseus genomic DNA contains:
- a CDS encoding TetR/AcrR family transcriptional regulator codes for MSSSVMELPASVWELERDRSLTSSTRMECDLMIAKKPNRHEQKTRETREQLLLAAETVFVRDGYEKADLLEIAKLAGRTKGAIYAQFKSKEEVFLALVEKHALQRRALMRERLAESSTVEGNLAALRAYYVGLAEDDVFGMLMLEFRLYTIRHPDVRERLAELYKSLVPANEEEVYTALLGPAVKGSDGISRATAIHTAFMMQYALQVQMKFEPEVFQSTSPKVIAGRIFDSLFALPK; via the coding sequence GTGATGGAGCTTCCTGCGAGTGTGTGGGAGCTGGAACGGGACAGGTCGCTGACGTCATCCACTAGGATGGAATGCGACCTGATGATAGCCAAGAAGCCGAATCGCCACGAACAGAAGACCCGCGAAACGCGCGAGCAGTTGCTGCTGGCCGCTGAAACGGTGTTTGTGCGCGATGGCTATGAGAAGGCCGACCTGCTGGAGATTGCCAAGCTGGCAGGTCGGACGAAGGGCGCGATCTATGCGCAGTTCAAGAGCAAGGAAGAGGTATTCCTTGCTCTGGTAGAGAAGCATGCACTGCAGCGTCGGGCATTGATGCGGGAGCGCCTGGCTGAGTCCTCCACGGTGGAGGGCAATCTGGCTGCGCTGCGTGCGTACTATGTTGGCCTGGCGGAAGATGATGTGTTCGGCATGCTGATGCTGGAGTTTCGGCTGTATACGATTCGTCATCCGGATGTGCGGGAACGGTTGGCTGAACTGTACAAGTCCCTTGTTCCGGCGAACGAGGAAGAGGTGTATACCGCGCTGCTGGGACCTGCTGTTAAAGGCAGCGATGGGATTTCGCGTGCGACCGCAATCCATACCGCGTTCATGATGCAGTATGCGCTACAGGTACAGATGAAATTTGAGCCTGAGGTGTTTCAGTCGACGTCGCCGAAGGTGATTGCGGGACGGATCTTCGATTCGCTGTTTGCGCTGCCTAAGTAA
- a CDS encoding DUF3500 domain-containing protein: protein MRRLIVLGSAVALTFAPLYLGTIRVQGKTIEKPSADGQTVAVVKATSDFLVSLSADQRQKVQFAFTPQPLGSKAPFHRTADGGVAPGAPAGGQQGTAGGPGRGPGGGPGGPGRGPGGPGGGPGGGVGMGPPGGFIGEQYGQAVWSNYPVSDVLRPGLRLGTLTAPQRAAAMHLLQTVLSPMGYQKVLDVMGSDQALTDAGTNFASGEAVYTIGIFGEPSVTKPWMLEFGGHHLGLNIVIAGAGGTMTPTLTGAQPSVYKRGDKVVRVLAQENDTAFVLLDTLTATQKKQAILNYEVNDLVLGPGMAGKQIQPEGLKASELNAQQRVLLLHVIAQWAGIVNDAYAKVRMAEIEADLNETYFAWSGPTTHEVGKNGSSYYRIQGPRLVIEFSPQGVGGDPTMHVHTIYRDPTNDYGVKLTGAK from the coding sequence ATGAGACGACTGATTGTGCTGGGCTCCGCAGTTGCACTTACGTTTGCACCGCTGTACCTGGGAACCATTCGGGTGCAGGGGAAGACGATCGAGAAACCATCTGCTGACGGCCAGACGGTTGCCGTGGTGAAGGCTACATCTGACTTTCTGGTTTCGCTAAGCGCGGATCAGCGGCAGAAGGTGCAGTTTGCTTTCACTCCGCAGCCGCTGGGCAGCAAGGCTCCGTTTCACAGAACTGCCGATGGTGGCGTGGCACCGGGTGCACCCGCAGGTGGACAACAAGGAACTGCAGGTGGGCCTGGTCGCGGTCCGGGCGGCGGCCCAGGGGGACCCGGGCGTGGGCCGGGTGGGCCCGGTGGTGGACCAGGTGGCGGAGTTGGTATGGGACCTCCGGGTGGATTCATCGGCGAACAATATGGGCAGGCCGTTTGGTCGAACTATCCGGTGAGTGATGTGTTGCGACCGGGGCTTCGACTTGGAACGTTGACGGCACCTCAGCGCGCCGCTGCTATGCATCTGTTGCAGACGGTGCTTAGTCCCATGGGTTATCAGAAAGTGCTGGATGTCATGGGCTCCGATCAAGCTTTGACGGATGCTGGTACAAACTTTGCTTCGGGAGAGGCGGTTTACACCATCGGCATCTTTGGCGAGCCAAGCGTGACTAAGCCATGGATGCTGGAGTTTGGTGGGCACCATCTGGGATTGAATATTGTGATCGCGGGTGCAGGCGGAACCATGACACCAACGCTGACCGGCGCGCAGCCATCGGTGTACAAGCGCGGCGATAAGGTTGTGCGTGTGCTGGCGCAGGAGAACGACACGGCGTTTGTGTTGCTGGATACCTTGACTGCGACACAGAAGAAGCAGGCCATTCTGAACTATGAGGTGAATGACCTGGTGCTTGGGCCGGGGATGGCGGGCAAGCAGATTCAGCCTGAGGGGTTGAAGGCTTCCGAGTTGAATGCGCAGCAGCGCGTGTTGCTGCTGCATGTGATTGCGCAGTGGGCTGGCATTGTGAATGACGCGTATGCGAAGGTTCGCATGGCGGAGATTGAAGCGGACTTAAACGAAACATACTTTGCATGGAGCGGGCCCACCACGCACGAGGTGGGTAAGAATGGCAGCTCGTATTACCGCATACAAGGCCCGCGGTTGGTGATTGAGTTTTCGCCGCAAGGCGTGGGTGGTGATCCCACGATGCACGTTCACACGATTTATCGCGATCCCACCAACGACTATGGTGTGAAGCTTACGGGGGCGAAATGA
- a CDS encoding DUF3500 domain-containing protein, with protein MKRLFVLATAAALSLSSFVYAQANRSTEAVVQAADSFLATLTADQKQKVVYAFDDAAQRARWSNFPTGVVARGGINLKSMSAAQQQAAMKLMSTVLSPMGMEKVNEIRQADDDFKANGSKRGPGGGGRPQGPPPGGQGGPPPQFGGGRGPGGPGGRPPSGDLFGSDLYFISFLGKPSLTQPWMLQFGGHHLALNITIAGSRGVLTPTLTGAQPAMFTLNGKTIRPVGRESDKALALLQALDDSQRKQAVLSYQVADLVLGPGQDGKKIAPEGLKASSMNAQQQAMLLDVVAEWSGILTEPYAAARMAQMKADLKDTYFAWSGATDGKAGTNITAYYRIQGPHLVIEYAPQSDEPGNHVHTMYRDPTNDYGSALLKP; from the coding sequence ATGAAGCGACTCTTTGTTCTTGCGACTGCAGCAGCGCTATCGCTTAGTTCATTTGTTTATGCGCAGGCGAATCGTTCCACCGAAGCCGTGGTGCAAGCTGCTGATAGTTTTCTCGCCACGCTGACTGCGGATCAAAAGCAGAAGGTGGTGTATGCGTTTGACGATGCAGCGCAGCGGGCGCGGTGGTCGAACTTTCCAACGGGTGTGGTTGCGCGCGGTGGCATAAATCTGAAGTCGATGAGTGCTGCGCAACAGCAGGCTGCGATGAAGCTGATGAGCACCGTGCTAAGTCCCATGGGCATGGAGAAGGTGAACGAGATCCGCCAGGCGGATGATGATTTCAAGGCCAATGGATCGAAGCGTGGGCCGGGTGGTGGCGGGCGTCCGCAGGGGCCTCCTCCGGGTGGGCAGGGGGGGCCTCCGCCACAGTTTGGTGGTGGCCGTGGTCCCGGTGGGCCGGGTGGTCGTCCTCCGAGTGGCGATCTGTTTGGTAGTGATCTCTATTTCATCTCGTTCCTGGGGAAGCCTTCTCTTACGCAGCCGTGGATGTTGCAGTTCGGTGGTCATCACCTGGCGTTGAACATCACGATTGCCGGCAGCAGAGGTGTGTTGACGCCAACGCTGACGGGCGCGCAACCGGCGATGTTTACGCTGAACGGAAAGACGATTCGTCCTGTGGGGCGTGAAAGCGATAAGGCGCTGGCGTTGTTGCAGGCGTTGGATGATTCGCAGCGCAAGCAGGCGGTGTTGAGTTATCAGGTGGCGGATCTTGTGCTGGGGCCGGGGCAGGATGGGAAGAAGATTGCGCCGGAGGGGCTGAAGGCGTCGAGCATGAATGCGCAGCAGCAGGCGATGTTGCTGGATGTGGTTGCGGAGTGGTCCGGCATTCTGACAGAGCCGTATGCCGCCGCGCGCATGGCGCAGATGAAGGCGGACCTGAAGGACACGTACTTTGCGTGGAGTGGAGCTACGGATGGGAAGGCTGGGACGAACATTACGGCGTACTACCGCATCCAGGGGCCGCACCTTGTGATTGAGTATGCTCCGCAGAGTGACGAGCCCGGCAATCATGTCCACACTATGTATCGCGATCCAACCAATGACTATGGAAGTGCGCTGCTGAAGCCATGA
- a CDS encoding HupE/UreJ family protein: protein MKWKLAAVIVMCMLLCGNTAWAHRIDEYLQATILSVEANRVHASMRLIPGVLVAPAVIAAIDSDHDGAFSEAEKRAYAERVVRDLSITVNGKAAHPELDAWTLPEATQLRDGLGEIHIEYHVDVPSSTGANRSLVIANHHLNDASVYLVNVEVPQDRALRVVDQKRNAKQSVYELDYEQVGGGDTPAGARRGMRAWWDGVQVASLFRLGMRHIAEGTDHLLFLLVLLLPSPLLAVDGRWAATGGVRHSLLHIVGIVTAFTVGHSLTLTLAAMNVVHVASRPVEVLIAVSILLSAIHALRPIFPGREAWIAAFFGLIHGLAFASTLDRLGLSRWDRVAGILSFNLGIETMQMLVVALVLPSLLLLSRTRAYFVFRIVGAGFACAASCMWIAERLWRVQTPVDSVVNVIARHGQFCAVALFAVSLICFALANRDSSGTIRQSG, encoded by the coding sequence ATGAAGTGGAAGCTGGCGGCAGTAATCGTTATGTGCATGCTGCTGTGTGGGAATACAGCGTGGGCACATCGGATCGATGAGTATCTGCAGGCGACGATCCTGTCGGTGGAAGCGAACCGTGTGCATGCATCGATGCGGTTGATTCCTGGTGTGCTAGTTGCGCCTGCTGTGATTGCCGCTATCGACAGCGATCACGATGGCGCGTTCTCTGAGGCTGAGAAGCGCGCTTATGCAGAGCGTGTTGTGCGGGACCTTTCCATCACGGTGAATGGCAAGGCCGCGCATCCGGAACTGGATGCTTGGACGTTGCCGGAAGCGACGCAACTGCGTGATGGTCTGGGTGAAATCCATATCGAATATCACGTCGATGTTCCGTCGAGCACAGGTGCGAATCGCAGCCTGGTGATTGCTAATCATCACTTGAATGATGCTTCGGTTTACCTGGTGAATGTGGAAGTGCCGCAGGATCGTGCGCTTCGCGTTGTGGATCAGAAACGAAATGCGAAGCAGTCAGTTTATGAGCTTGATTATGAGCAGGTGGGTGGTGGGGATACGCCTGCGGGGGCTCGGCGTGGGATGCGCGCATGGTGGGATGGCGTGCAGGTGGCGAGTCTGTTCCGGCTTGGGATGCGGCACATTGCGGAGGGTACGGATCACCTGCTGTTTCTGCTGGTGTTGCTATTGCCTTCGCCGCTGCTGGCTGTGGATGGACGATGGGCGGCGACGGGTGGAGTTCGGCATAGTCTGCTTCACATCGTTGGCATTGTTACCGCGTTTACTGTGGGACATTCGCTTACGTTGACGCTGGCGGCGATGAACGTTGTCCATGTGGCGAGTCGTCCGGTGGAGGTATTGATCGCAGTGTCCATCCTGCTGTCTGCGATCCATGCTCTGCGGCCCATCTTTCCCGGACGTGAGGCATGGATTGCCGCCTTCTTCGGGCTGATTCATGGTCTGGCGTTCGCGTCGACGCTGGATCGGTTGGGTCTCTCACGCTGGGATCGCGTTGCAGGGATACTGTCATTCAACCTGGGCATTGAAACAATGCAAATGCTTGTTGTGGCTCTCGTTTTACCTTCATTGCTGCTTCTCAGTCGAACGCGCGCTTACTTCGTCTTTCGGATAGTGGGCGCAGGGTTTGCCTGCGCAGCATCCTGCATGTGGATTGCGGAACGCCTGTGGCGAGTGCAAACGCCCGTTGATTCGGTTGTAAATGTCATCGCAAGGCACGGCCAATTCTGCGCAGTTGCTCTGTTTGCCGTGAGCCTGATCTGCTTTGCACTCGCGAATCGTGACTCATCAGGAACGATTCGTCAGTCCGGATAA
- a CDS encoding tyrosine-type recombinase/integrase — translation MSANGKVKPDTVLVKGVEVVYPTGRYELRSYAGTRTVWTPVDGNATVALAEQKTAQKKAAAKAVAKNAGVAVVEDSSRKVLKTWADKWVNAALDRGSLEAAELYRRTADAFLLVCSKTYADDLTHDDVLAFQRSMRSQGYADRTIANRHSHIRTFFIYMDLDKRIAGANPRYENKLPEVYEPGELKKFFKSLTVPKDELLFDILLTTGLREQEASHLEWTDIHWSRGTLKVQSKPKWGYRIKDAEEREMPLSDDLLKRLKSMKDGNNLIFGLKGDVPDGHLLRKLKKLVRDARLNCGKCDSCEKHNECENWFLHKFRATYITTLLRNGLDLRTVMTLSGHSDLESVMRYLRPAEGVAVKNAVNSIKWR, via the coding sequence ATGTCTGCCAATGGCAAAGTGAAGCCCGATACAGTCCTAGTTAAGGGTGTCGAAGTGGTCTACCCTACTGGACGGTATGAGTTGCGATCCTATGCAGGGACTCGAACCGTCTGGACTCCAGTAGATGGCAATGCAACTGTGGCACTGGCAGAACAGAAGACGGCGCAAAAGAAAGCCGCTGCAAAAGCTGTGGCAAAGAATGCCGGTGTCGCAGTCGTCGAAGATTCATCCCGCAAGGTGCTTAAAACGTGGGCCGATAAATGGGTGAATGCTGCACTGGATCGTGGATCGCTGGAAGCTGCTGAACTGTACCGTAGAACCGCCGATGCATTCCTGCTTGTGTGCAGCAAAACCTATGCCGACGACCTGACCCATGATGATGTATTGGCATTCCAACGTTCCATGCGTTCACAGGGCTATGCGGACAGAACGATTGCGAATCGTCACAGTCACATTCGAACATTCTTCATCTACATGGACTTGGACAAGCGTATTGCTGGCGCAAATCCACGATATGAGAACAAATTGCCGGAAGTTTATGAACCCGGTGAACTGAAGAAGTTCTTCAAATCTCTGACCGTTCCCAAGGATGAGTTGCTGTTCGACATTCTGCTGACAACTGGCCTGAGAGAACAAGAAGCATCACACCTTGAATGGACGGATATCCATTGGTCTAGAGGAACCCTGAAAGTCCAATCCAAGCCCAAATGGGGATATCGAATCAAGGATGCAGAAGAACGAGAGATGCCACTTTCCGATGATCTTCTGAAGAGACTGAAGTCAATGAAAGATGGAAACAACCTGATATTTGGTTTAAAGGGTGACGTTCCTGATGGTCATTTATTGCGGAAATTGAAGAAGCTCGTTCGGGATGCGCGTCTCAACTGTGGCAAGTGCGACTCATGCGAGAAGCACAATGAATGTGAGAACTGGTTCCTGCACAAGTTCCGTGCGACCTACATCACAACACTGTTGAGGAATGGTCTGGACTTGCGCACTGTGATGACACTATCGGGCCATTCTGACCTCGAAAGCGTTATGCGCTACCTCCGTCCTGCTGAAGGTGTGGCCGTCAAGAATGCCGTGAACTCGATTAAATGGCGATAG